The sequence below is a genomic window from Sorangiineae bacterium MSr12523.
CCTATCGACCGAAGGTTTGCTCATGCCGTCCGAGGCCGAAGTGAACATCGGCGATGAGCTCATGGTGTCCTTTCGCGCGACCGACTTCGGGCTTCTCTTTGCGACGTCGGGCCGTGTGGCGCGCATTCTCGAGGGCCGCCGTGCGAACGATCGCGGGCGATGCATCGGGGTGTCGTTTCGACTCGGTGCGATTGCACGCCACATTCTGCGTGGTGGCCTGCGTCGCGTACCGCCGCCGTTGCCGCGGCGCGCCCGTGAAAAGCGTGTCGACTACGCGAAGACCGTTTACGAGATCGCATACGGCATCGACCGATTCTATTTCGATTCGTGAAAACGAGTTTCCTTGACGGTGATGGGCGCGCGGGGTGAAAACCGCAGGGCGAGCCCACATCGAGAAAGGTGACTCTCATGCATCGAGGACGGCTTCGAATCGTTCCGCTCGTAGCACTGGGCATTTTGTTGGCGGGCGCCGGTTGTTCGTCGGCGGGTGATACCGGTGAACCGAGCGACGAAGGCGCGGTAAGCGCCAATCTGCGCACCAAGAATCTCCCCAATTGGGCCACGGAGGAGGAGCTTGCGATTCAGAGTCGCGTGGCACCTCCGTCGCCCGAGGCCATCGCCAACGAAGTCGACGCAGCTCCTGGCGCCGGCTACCGCGTGCCCGCCGAGTACGAGCCCGTGAGCACCGTGGTCATGACGTGGACCGCGCACACGGACGTGCTTCGCAACATCTCCGTGGCCGCGGCAGGCGCCGGGGCGAACGTGTGGATGGTGGGCGGCCCCTCGTCGATTTCCGGCGTGCCATCGTCGAAATACCGCGCGCTCAATATCGACTACGACAGCATTTGGTCGCGCGATTATGGACCCGTGGGGATCTACGAACCGACGAAGGCCCTGGGCATCGTCGATACGAAGTATCGCCATTACGCCTCGCGCGTCGACGACGACGCGATGTCGTGCAAGATCGCGACGCAGCTGAACGCCCAATGCCACACCACGAGCCTCATCCTCGACGGTGGCAACTACATGACCGACGGCAAGGGCAACGCCTTCCTGAGCAGCCGCGTCTACAATTGGAATTCGTCGCTGTCGCGGGCGCAGGTCGATTCGCTGCTCAAGAGCTACCTCGGTGCGACCACGATCCACATTTTGGATTACGCCGCGACCTCCGGCGGCGCACCGGCCGATGGCACGGGCCACATCGACATGTTCGCGAAGCTGGTCGGCGATTGTAAGGTCGTCGTAGCGCAGAGCACCAACGAGCCGTACAAGTCCGCCACCGACAAGGCCGCGAACTACTTCGCCAACCTATCGTGCGGTTCCGGC
It includes:
- a CDS encoding PilZ domain-containing protein, encoding MRPAMPMVLLQQRSVMRHAVEVSCQIVREQDMKLIGRRSLDLSTEGLLMPSEAEVNIGDELMVSFRATDFGLLFATSGRVARILEGRRANDRGRCIGVSFRLGAIARHILRGGLRRVPPPLPRRAREKRVDYAKTVYEIAYGIDRFYFDS
- a CDS encoding agmatine deiminase family protein, which translates into the protein MHRGRLRIVPLVALGILLAGAGCSSAGDTGEPSDEGAVSANLRTKNLPNWATEEELAIQSRVAPPSPEAIANEVDAAPGAGYRVPAEYEPVSTVVMTWTAHTDVLRNISVAAAGAGANVWMVGGPSSISGVPSSKYRALNIDYDSIWSRDYGPVGIYEPTKALGIVDTKYRHYASRVDDDAMSCKIATQLNAQCHTTSLILDGGNYMTDGKGNAFLSSRVYNWNSSLSRAQVDSLLKSYLGATTIHILDYAATSGGAPADGTGHIDMFAKLVGDCKVVVAQSTNEPYKSATDKAANYFANLSCGSGRYQVTRVKGWSSGGTWYTYTNSLIVNKTVIIPFYNSNTENQAAVQAYKSALPDYNVVGVNSEATIVEGGSIHCITKEIPSTGAQ